One genomic segment of Xyrauchen texanus isolate HMW12.3.18 chromosome 5, RBS_HiC_50CHRs, whole genome shotgun sequence includes these proteins:
- the LOC127644162 gene encoding protein PERCC1 isoform X1 has product MAATVIRTLSHFGLARPIQPWFFPVEDEEETEEEYEEELKGDSLEEIEDTVSSESQEEVPCSCESSPNNTEMTNQLLRFAELISNDVQRYFGRSQDPDACDIYAERPCAKVGGRQRYYADFIKVASSGQGEEPESLGPLAELFQDAQRKGRGLPMSQRRLPISFWTEPLSHQLDVLNDPNTPEKSLSMSNTAVSTLNINTSLSMYNSTNVCGMASSNISGTLSSSNTPDFSDLLAHWAMDRDNTSEFTSDFLL; this is encoded by the coding sequence ATGGCAGCAACCGTGATCAGGACGCTGAGCCATTTTGGTTTGGCGAGACCCATCCAGCCCTGGTTCTTTCCTGTAGAGGATGAGGAAGAGACTGAAGAAGAGTATGAAGAGGAGCTGAAAGGAGATAGTCTGGAAGAGATAGAGGATACAGTGTCCAGTGAGTCTCAAGAGGAAGTGCCATGCAGTTGTGAATCCTCCCCCAATAACACTGAGATGACCAACCAACTATTGCGGTTTGCCGAGCTCATTAGCAATGATGTGCAACGCTATTTTGGACGAAGCCAAGATCCTGATGCTTGTGACATTTATGCAGAGAgaccatgtgcaaaagttgggGGCCGTCAGCGCTACTATGCTGACTTTATTAAAGTAGCATCCTCAGGGCAAGGGGAAGAGCCAGAGTCGCTCGGGCCCCTTGCAGAGCTCTTTCAAGATGCTCAAAGAAAGGGGCGCGGTCTTCCCATGAGTCAACGCCGCCTACCAATCAGCTTCTGGACAGAGCCACTCTCACACCAATTAGATGTGTTAAATGATCCAAACACACCAGAGAAGTCACTCAGTATGAGCAACACTGCAGTGAGCACCCTTAACATCAACACATCATTGAGCATGTATAATAGCACAAATGTTTGCGGCATGGCCAGCTCCAATATTTCAGGGACTCTCAGTAGCTCAAACACACCAGATTTCAGTGATTTACTCGCTCACTGGGCAATGGACAGAGACAATACCAGTGAATTTACCAGTGACTTCTTGCTATAA
- the LOC127644162 gene encoding protein PERCC1 isoform X2, whose amino-acid sequence MAATVIRTLSHFGLARPIQPWFFPVEDEEETEEEYEEELKGDSLEEIEDTVSSESQEEVPCSCESSPNNTEMTNQLLRFAELISNDVQRYFGRSQDPDACDIYAERPCAKVGGRQRYYADFIKVASSGQGEEPESLGPLAELFQDAQRKGRGLPMSQRRLPISFWTEPLSHQLDVLNDPNTPEKSLSMSNTAICVSAYVYWKRINSQHVDRKIR is encoded by the exons ATGGCAGCAACCGTGATCAGGACGCTGAGCCATTTTGGTTTGGCGAGACCCATCCAGCCCTGGTTCTTTCCTGTAGAGGATGAGGAAGAGACTGAAGAAGAGTATGAAGAGGAGCTGAAAGGAGATAGTCTGGAAGAGATAGAGGATACAGTGTCCAGTGAGTCTCAAGAGGAAGTGCCATGCAGTTGTGAATCCTCCCCCAATAACACTGAGATGACCAACCAACTATTGCGGTTTGCCGAGCTCATTAGCAATGATGTGCAACGCTATTTTGGACGAAGCCAAGATCCTGATGCTTGTGACATTTATGCAGAGAgaccatgtgcaaaagttgggGGCCGTCAGCGCTACTATGCTGACTTTATTAAAGTAGCATCCTCAGGGCAAGGGGAAGAGCCAGAGTCGCTCGGGCCCCTTGCAGAGCTCTTTCAAGATGCTCAAAGAAAGGGGCGCGGTCTTCCCATGAGTCAACGCCGCCTACCAATCAGCTTCTGGACAGAGCCACTCTCACACCAATTAGATGTGTTAAATGATCCAAACACACCAGAGAAGTCACTCAGTATGAGCAACACTGCA ATCTGTGTGAGTGCTTACGTGTACTGGAAAAGGATtaactcacagcatgtggacaGAAAGATCAGATAG